Proteins encoded in a region of the Chelonoidis abingdonii isolate Lonesome George chromosome 2, CheloAbing_2.0, whole genome shotgun sequence genome:
- the SKIDA1 gene encoding SKI/DACH domain-containing protein 1 has translation MGDLKSGYEEVDGVKLGYLVIKGKQMFALSQVFTDLLKNIPRTTVHKRMDHLKVKKHHCDLEELRKLKAINSIAFHAAKCTLISREDVEALYTSCKTERVLKTKRRKISRAFSTKDLQPEHTSTDPYASFWKENKLWLGLNEAAQPLPIRRKALRPGDTGLLPASDLPHIFSKYTGHSYPEIARSPCKPPLNYETAPIVGNYVTFHSDPPYFRSVLCSKHPAAAAAAAAAYYYQSAAATAQTKLAAAAAAGSPVGLTYRYKRKRPCEAAPKDCLLNTTSSARRLLIVPRPCKPKGAAAGTAACLERFHLVNGFCTSPQQPQQQHLGSFPESYSSDSESSSYSDHVANDSDFGSSLSSTSNSVSSEEEEDDDEEEGSGISDSSEVSSEEEDTTSDSDSSSVSSQVSVQSIRFRRTSFCNPPSMAQANFLYHLATAAPTKSPAFEEAGRLPDLKSAQCGVKLELPEEWSHQSWASKAPPVCCSSSLGSCFAEIRDDRVTEITFPHPEFSINVKSTDLTINCAAKGASSPSPKTNNAFPQQRILREARKCLQATTAHCADNNTIAARFLNNDSSPTAANSEEDSKIRHCIEFATDLPSLQTDRASTTGAAELECTDPGNKALPFLHNIKIKIEDSSTNEEYEPDLSKHKLKCECNDTKDEFNGVTGSNNPDVLLTAQEDSACTEKETTSLNTLTQSQVLSCTLGTPKPEDGEYKFGARVRKNYRTLVLGKRPVLQTSPVKPNLKSARSPRPTGKIETHEGTLDDLTVTNRRKRVASNVASAVKKPFNFMANFPCPPSLIIGNDGDLLPAYSLNTTKDSQPPHKAHPVWKWQLGGSAIPLPPSHKFRKFN, from the coding sequence ATGGGAGACTTGAAGTCGGGTTATGAAGAGGTGGATGGCGTGAAGCTCGGCTACCTCGTCATTAAAGGAAAGCAAATGTTTGCACTCTCTCAGGTTTTTACAGACCTGCTTAAAAACATCCCGAGAACTACAGTGCACAAGCGAATGGatcatttaaaagtaaaaaagcatCACTGCGACCTGGAGGAGTTGAGGAAACTCAAAGCCATCAACTCCATCGCTTTCCATGCAGCCAAATGCACACTGATATCCAGAGAGGacgtagaagctctttacacttCTTGCAAAACGGAACGAGTCCTTAagacaaaaaggaggaaaataagcCGGGCATTCTCAACAAAAGATCTCCAACCGGAGCACACATCCACCGACCCCTACGCCAGCTTTTGGAAAGAGAACAAACTCTGGCTGGGTTTGAATGAAGCGGCTCAGCCTCTGCCAATTAGAAGAAAAGCTTTGCGTCCCGGGGACACAGGCTTGCTACCGGCCTCTGATCTACCTCACATTTTTAGTAAATACACTGGTCACAGCTACCCAGAAATCGCTCGGTCGCCTTGCAAACCCCCTTTAAACTATGAAACTGCCCCGATCGTGGGCAACTATGTCACCTTTCACTCGGATCCCCCTTATTTTCGGAGCGTCCTTTGCAGCAAGCAcccggctgccgctgctgctgctgctgctgcttattatTACCAGTCCGCCGCCGCCACCGCGCAGACCAAGCTAgcggcggcggctgctgcagggagccctgtggGTTTGACTTACAGATACAAAAGGAAAAGACCGTGTGAGGCCGCCCCAAAGGACTGTTTATTAAACACCACCAGCAGCGCCAGGCGGCTCCTGATCGTGCCCAGGCCCTGCAAGCccaaaggagctgcagcaggcacgGCCGCTTGCCTGGAGAGATTTCACCTCGTCAATGGCTTTTGCACTTCTCCGCAGCAGCCGCAGCAACAGCATCTGGGCAGCTTCCCCGAGAGCTACAGCAGCGACTCGGAGTCCAGCTCTTACTCCGACCATGTAGCCAACGACTCGGACTTCGGGTCCAGCCTCTCCAGCACCAGCAACTCCGTGTcctcggaggaggaggaggacgatgaCGAGGAGGAAGGCAGCGGCATCTCGGACTCCAGCGAGGTCAGCTCCGAGGAGGAGGATACGACCTCAGACTCCGACTCCAGCTCGGTTTCCAGCCAGGTCTCGGTGCAAAGCATCCGCTTCAGGCGAACCAGTTTCTGCAACccccccagcatggcccaggccaACTTCTTGTATCATTTGGCCACGGCTGCCCCCACCAAATCGCCAGCTTTcgaggaggcaggcaggcttcctgacctcaaaagtgctcagtgtggTGTCAAATTGGAATTGCCAGAGGAATGGAGTCATCAAAGCTGGGCATCCAAAGCACCTCCagtgtgctgctccagcagccttGGAAGTTGTTTTGCTGAGATAAGGGATGATAGGGTAACTGAGATCACATTCCCACACCCTGAATTTTCCATTAATGTAAAGAGTACTGACCTAACAATTAACTGTGCAGCAAAGGGGGCCTCTTCACCTAGCCCAAAGACAAACAATGCATTTCCACAACAAAGAATACTCAGAGAGGCAAGGAAATGCCTTCAAGCAACAACTGCACACTGTGCAGATAACAATACAATAGCTGCTAGGTTCTTAAATAATGATTCTTCACCAACAGCAGCAAATTCAGAAGAAGATTCCAAAATCCGTCATTGTATTGAATTTGCCACGGATTTACCCTCTTTGCAAACTGATCGTGCTTCTACAACAGGAGCAGCTGAGCTTGAGTGCACTGATCCAGGCAATAAGGCATTGCCATTCCTGCAcaatattaaaatcaaaatagAGGATAGCAGTACGAATGAAGAATATGAACCTGACCTTTCAAAACATAAGCTAAAGTGTGAGTGCAATGATACTAAGGATGAGTTTAACGGTGTGACTGGGAGTAATAACCCGGACGTTTTACTAACAGCCCAGGAAGATTCTGCATGCACTGAGAAAGAAACCACTTCCTTAAACACGCTGACTCAGAGTCAGGTCCTTTCATGCACTTTAGGTACTCCAAAACCTGAGGATGGAGAGTATAAATTTGGAGCGAGGGTGAGAAAAAATTACAGGACATTGGTTTTGGGAAAGCGACCTGTACTGCAGACTTCTCCAGTCAAACCAAATTTGAAATCAGCTAGAAGCCCACGTCCTACAGGTAAAATTGAGACACATGAAGGAACACTGGATGATCTTACAGTTACCAATAGACGCAAAAGGGTAGCCAGCAATGTAGCATCAGCAGTGAAAAAGCCGTTTAATTTCATGGCAAATTTTCCCTGTCCACCGTCACTAATTATTGGCAATGATGGGGATTTGTTGCCAGCTTATTCCTTAAACACCACTAAGGATTCCCAACCACCTCACAAGGCCCATCCTGTATGGAAATGGCAGTTGGGCGGTTCTGCAATACCTCTTCCACCTAGCCACAAATTCAGgaaatttaattaa